The sequence below is a genomic window from Mycobacteroides abscessus ATCC 19977.
GGCGGCTTTCCTGCTGGGCCCGGAGTCGTCCTATGTCACCGGCACAGATCTGTTGGTCGATGGCGGGGTCATCGCGGCGGTCCGCTCCGGTCAGCTGTTCAACTGATGGCCGAGTCCATATCTTCCAGCGCCCTGCCCTTGGTCTCCTCTACCCAGCGCGCCACGAACAGCAGGGACAACACCGCGCACAGCGCGTAGCACCCGTAGGCGATTCCCAGTGCATCTCGCAGCGCCGGGAACGTCACCGTCACCGCCCAGTTGGCCGCCCAGTTTCCGGCCGTCGCCAAACCCATGGCCGCTGCCCTGATCCGGTTGGGGAAGATCTCCCCCAGTAGCACCCAGACGACCGGGCCCCAGGACATTCCGAAAGCCACCACAAACAGGTTGGCGGCAACCAGTGCAACCGGCCCGGCGACGGGGCCCAGGTGTGGCTTTCCGTCCACCATGGTGGCCGAACCGAAGATGACGGCCATGGTGCCCAGGGTCGCGGCCATCCCCGCTGAACCGATGAGCAACAACGGTTTGCGGCCCACCCGATCGATCAGCGCGATGGCCACCAGCGTGGTGGCAATATTGGTGATCGAGGTGATCACCGTGATGGTGAAGGATGAGCTCTCGCCGAATCCCACCGCCTGCCAAAGCACATTCGAGTAGTAGAAGATCACATTGATGCCGACCAGTTGCTGAAACACAGCCAGTGCCACGCCGATCCACACGATGGCGTGCAGGCCGCCGGTGGGTTTGCGTAGATCACGCCACGAGGGCGCGGTGCTCTGATCCAGCGTCTCCTGGATCCTGCCGATGGTGATGTCCAGGTTCTTTTCGCCGAGCAAGGTGGCCA
It includes:
- a CDS encoding sugar porter family MFS transporter, which codes for MSEEDEFSSGHSALRIASVAALGGLLFGYDSAVINGAVQAIQDAFAIRDAELGFAVASALLGAAVGAMTAGRVADRIGRVAVMKIAAALFLLSAVGAGLAPNIELLVLFRVIGGVGVGVASLIAPAYIAETSPSRIRGRLGSLQQLAIVTGIFLSLTIDWLLAHLAGSSRDELWLGLPAWRWMFLAMALPALVYGTLAFTIPESPRYLVATHRIPEARTVLATLLGEKNLDITIGRIQETLDQSTAPSWRDLRKPTGGLHAIVWIGVALAVFQQLVGINVIFYYSNVLWQAVGFGESSSFTITVITSITNIATTLVAIALIDRVGRKPLLLIGSAGMAATLGTMAVIFGSATMVDGKPHLGPVAGPVALVAANLFVVAFGMSWGPVVWVLLGEIFPNRIRAAAMGLATAGNWAANWAVTVTFPALRDALGIAYGCYALCAVLSLLFVARWVEETKGRALEDMDSAIS